Part of the Fusobacterium simiae genome is shown below.
TATCATTATTAAGACAATAATTTATTATTATTCTTGCACTCTTAGAAAGATAATCATTTATGCGATTATTTCTCTTTTTAGCTATTTTCTTTTGTCTTAATGTTGTTCGCTTAATCTTTTGCTTATCTTTTATACTTTGTAATTTTGCATTTGTCTTGTTATAGTATTGATTAATTGATTTTAATTTTCTACCATCTATTATGAATGTTTCTCCATTATTAGTAACACAAGTACATAGATTATCTATACCTAAATCAATTCCTAGTCCATTTTCTTTATTTAATTCCCTTTGAATTTCCTCTACTTCATAAGTATATTGAATTTCAAAGTACCTAGAATGTTGTTTTGGTATTATTCTAATCTCTTTTATTTTCTTGCCTTCTAATACTGGCGGTAGTTTAATTGCGATTTCCTTATGTGCCTTTTTAAATGAATTTGAATAAGGAATAATCAATCTATTGTCTTTTAATCTAACAAAACCTATAACAAGAGTAGTAAATCCATCTTTATCAAGATATTTAGGTAATTTTATTTTTTTATTATCATATTGACCTTTCTTAGTAAGTTTTAAAAGTGAAAAAAAAGATTTAAAACTTCCATCTACTTCTTTTAGAATTTGTTGAGCCATATTAGAATTTAATTTCTTGTAATTCTCACTATTTTTAAGTATTTTATAGTTT
Proteins encoded:
- a CDS encoding RNA-guided endonuclease InsQ/TnpB family protein; translation: MYLTLKQQVKHLNKKEFRDLKYLSHIAKNLTNEAIYNIRQYYFNKKKYLSYNENYKILKNSENYKKLNSNMAQQILKEVDGSFKSFFSLLKLTKKGQYDNKKIKLPKYLDKDGFTTLVIGFVRLKDNRLIIPYSNSFKKAHKEIAIKLPPVLEGKKIKEIRIIPKQHSRYFEIQYTYEVEEIQRELNKENGLGIDLGIDNLCTCVTNNGETFIIDGRKLKSINQYYNKTNAKLQSIKDKQKIKRTTLRQKKIAKKRNNRINDYLSKSARIIINYCLNNDIGKIVLGYNEDFQRNSNIGSINNQNFVNIPYRKIRDKLIYLCKLYGMEFKIQEES